A stretch of Colletotrichum lupini chromosome 2, complete sequence DNA encodes these proteins:
- a CDS encoding GPI mannosyltransferase 4: MWRRAYLFLVLVRLWFALSPSYLHPDENFQGPEVIAGQIFSYPVRHTWEFTNEHPIRSVFPLWPVYGLPMMLLRWLWIGNGKDGEIPPIAVFWTLRVLMFVTSFVLEDWAIHELISSPRHRRVAVLLVASSYVTWTYQTHTFSNSVECLVVAWCLVLIQRIVESPQQSSLLASTILGIVAVFGLFNRITFPAFLLIPGLRLIPHFLNRPMSFAVIVLAAFTTTLVAITLDTAFYLPEPIKWADLISRPVITPLNNLMYNIDTDNLAQHGLHPWYQHLLVNIPMLIGPAAMLLFTQPYLSLRLYSAISGVFVLSIFQHQEARFLLPTVPLILSSVHLPKNRTVVRVWIGVWLAFNLIFGILMGVYHQGGIVPGQVFLSKQPDATQAVWWKTYTPPIWLLNGKNEVLTTRDVMGMKGDTLLEELTKLATCDTPADRRNSEYLKEKNGTYLIAPASATWIDPYLPNKGLKGLRFREVWRYRQHLNLDDLDFGDDGIWNTLTRVIGRRGLVAWRVTKSCK, translated from the exons ATGTGGCGGAGAGCGTACCTGTTTCTGGTGCTGGTCAGGCTGTGGTTCGCCCTGTCGCCCAGCTACCTGCACCCCGACGAGAATTTCCAGGGCCCAGAGGTCATCGCAG GCCAAATCTTTAGTTACCCGGTACGGCACACATGGGAATTCACGAATGAGCACCCGATACGAAGCGTCTTCCCCTTATGGCCCGTCTACGGCCTGCCCATGATGTTGCTGAGATGGCTGTGGATCGGTAACGGCAAGGACGGCGAGATCCCCCCAATCGCAGTCTTTTGGACCCTTCGCGTCCTCATGTTCGTCACCAGCTTCGTGCTGGAGGATTGGGCCATTCATGAGCTCATCAGCTCTCCACGACACCGTCGCGTTGCTGTGCTCCTGGTCGCCTCGTCCTATGTCACATGGACGTACCAGACGCACACATTCTCCAACTCGGTGGAGTGTCTCGTTGTTGCTTGGTGCTTGGTCTTGATTCAGCGCATTGTCGAGAGCCCG CAACAATCATCGCTTCTTGCTTCTACGATTCTCGGCATAGTGGCCGTCTTTGGATTGTTTAATAGAATTACTTTCCCGGCGTTCTTGTTGATTCCGGGACTTCGCTTGATACCCCATTTTCTCAATAG ACCCATGTCCTTCGCCGTGATAGTGTTGGCAGCTTTTACAACTACCTTGGTCGCCATCACCCTGGATACGGCATTCTACCTCCCTGAACCCATCAAGTGGGCAGACCTCATCTCACGGCCAGTCATCACGCCACTCAACAACCTCATGTACAACATCGACACAGACAACCTTGCGCAGCATGGGTTGCACCCCTGGTACCAGCACCTACTGGTCAACATTCCCATGCTGATCGGCCCAGCTGCGATGTTGCTCTTCACTCAGCCATACCTCTCATTACGACTCTACTCGGCCATCTCTGGTGTCTTTGTGCTGTCTATCTTCCAGCACCAGGAAGCACGATTCCTGCTGCCCACCGTCCCGCTCATCCTCTCATCAGTGCACCTTCCGAAGAATCGGACTGTCGTTCGCGTGTGGATCGGGGTGTGGCTTGCTTTCAACTTGATCTTTGGCATTCTCATGGGTGTCTACCATCAAGGCGGTATCGTGCCGGGCCAGGTATTCCTGAGCAAGCAGCCAGACGCGACGCAGGCCGTCTGGTGGAAGACCTATACGCCACCCATTTGGCTTCTTAACGGCAAGAATGAGGTCCTCACGACACGCGACGTGATGGGTATGAAGGGCGACACGCTCCTCGAGGAGCTGACCAAGTTGGCTACCTGCGACACGCCGGCGGATCGACGCAACTCGGAGTATTTGAAGGAGAAGAACGGGACATATCTGATCGCACCAGCATCAGCGACGTGGATAGACCCCTACCTTCCCAACAAGGGACTGAAAGGCCTACGATTCCGCGAGGTATGGCGTTACAGGCAACACTTGAACTTAGACGACCTCGACTTTGGTGACGACGGCATCTGGAATACCCTGACGAGGGTGATTGGCAGACGTGGCCTCGTCGCCTGGCGTGTGACGAAGAGTTGCAAGTGA